From the genome of Canis lupus familiaris isolate Mischka breed German Shepherd chromosome 8, alternate assembly UU_Cfam_GSD_1.0, whole genome shotgun sequence, one region includes:
- the PPP1R3E gene encoding protein phosphatase 1 regulatory subunit 3E isoform X1, producing MSRERPPRTDIPRNLSFIAALTERAYYRSQRPSLEEEPEVEPGEGGTRLGARSRAHAPSRGRRALSAPAGGGGVRAPRSRSPDTRKRVRFADALGLELAAVRRFRPGELPRVPRHVQAQLQRDALRHFAPCRPRARGLQEARAALEPASEPGFAARLQAQRICLERAEAGPLGVAGSARVLDLAYEKRVSVRWSADGWRSQREAPAAYAGPAPPPPRADRFAFRLPAPPIGGALLFALRYRVTGHEFWDNNGGRDYALRGPEHPGSGGAPEPQGWIHFI from the exons atGTCTCGAGAGCGGCCCCCCCGCACCGACATCCCCCGCAACCTGAGCTTCATAGCCGCGCTGACAGAGCGTGCCTACTACCGCAGCCAGCGGCCCAGCCTCGAGGAGGAGCCGGAGGTGGAGCCCGGCGAGGGCGGGACGCGCCTTGGGGCCCGATCCCGCGCTCACGCCCCGAGTCGGGGTCGCCGGGCTCTTTCTGCTCCCGCCGGAGGCGGCGGCGTCCGGGCGCCCCGCAGCCGCAGCCCCGACACCCGCAAGAGAGTGCGTTTCGCCGACGCGCTTGGGCTGGAGCTGGCCGCGGTGCGCCGCTTCCGCCCCGGAGAGCTGCCCCGGGTGCCTCGCCACGTGCAAGCGCAGCTGCAAAGGGACGCCCTCCGCCACTTCGCGCCGTGCAGGCCTCGCGCCCGCGGCCTCCAG gaggcgCGCGCCGCCCTGGAGCCGGCCAGTGAGCCCGGCTTCGCCGCCCGCTTGCAGGCGCAGCGCATCTGCCTGGAACGCGCCGAGGCGGGCCCGTTGGGCGTGGCCGGGAGCGCGCGCGTGCTGGACCTGGCCTACGAGAAGCGCGTGAGCGTGCGCTGGAGCGCCGACGGCTGGCGGAGCCAACGCGAAGCGCCCGCCGCCTacgccggcccggccccgcccccgccgcgcgccgACCGCTTTGCCTTCCGCCTGCCCGCGCCGCCCATCGGGGGCGCCCTGCTTTTCGCCTTGCGCTACCGCGTGACCGGCCACGAGTTCTGGGACAACAACGGCGGCCGCGACTATGCGCTACGTGGGCCCGAGCACCCCGGGAGCGgcggagccccggagccccaggGCTGGATCCACTTTATCTGA
- the BCL2L2 gene encoding bcl-2-like protein 2 has translation MATPASAPDTRALVADFVGYKLRQKGYVCGAGPGEGPAADPLHQAMRAAGDEFETRFRRTFSDLAAQLHVTPGSAQQRFTQVSDELFQGGPNWGRLVAFFVFGAALCAESVNKEMEPLVGQVQEWMVAYLETRLADWIHSSGGWAEFTALYGDGALEEARRLREGNWASVRTVLTGAVALGALVTVGAFFASK, from the exons ATGGCgaccccagcctcagccccagacACACGGGCTCTAGTGGCAGACTTTGTAGGCTATAAGCTGAGGCAGAAGGGTTATGTTTGTGGAGCTGGCCCTGGAGAGGGCCCAGCAGCTGATCCACTGCACCAAGCCATGCGGGCAGCTGGAGATGAGTTTGAGACCCGCTTCCGGCGCACCTTCTCTGATTTGGCAGCCCAGCTGCATGTGACCCCAGGCTCAGCCCAGCAACGCTTCACCCAGGTCTCTGACGAACTCTTCCAAGGGGGCCCCAACTGGGGCCGTCTTGTGGCCTTCTTTGTCTTTGGAGCTGCACTGTGTGCTGAGAGTGTCAACAAAGAGATGGAGCCACTTGTGGGACAAGTGCAAGAGTGGATGGTGGCCTACCTGGAGACACGGCTGGCCGACTGGATCCACAGCAGTGGGGGCTGG GCGGAGTTCACAGCTCTATACGGGGACGGGGCCCTGGAGGAGGCGCGGCGTCTGCGGGAGGGGAACTGGGCCTCAGTGAGGACAGTGCTGACGGGGGCCGTGGCACTGGGGGCCCTGGTCACCGTAGGGGCCTTTTTTGCGAGCAAGTGA